A window of Solanum stenotomum isolate F172 chromosome 9, ASM1918654v1, whole genome shotgun sequence genomic DNA:
TCATTGCAGTCTAGCTTTTTGAATTGAAGTCGATTTAAGGACAAACCTCCTTTAAgagtatttttacttttatttgtcaagAGTCATGGATATGTTGCCACTCCTGTTTTGGTGTAAAGAATTGTCCATGGAAGCAGATCTTTAGTCCTGCAAATATCTCCAATGGAATGGTGCTTTTGGCAGACCAAGTAGTGGAATCACTCAATGTTTACTTTCATTTATTGGTTGAACGATTAACCAATTCTCTTTTATTGAGAGCATTGGTCAACTCACCTAAACAATGCAATATCAAAGGAGAGTGCAAAATTGGTTTGTTGAGAAGCAGACACATTCTAATCAgatttgaattaattgaagaCTTTGTAAATATGAGGTCTAAAAACTCATACTTCATCACTGATAAGGATGGGACATCACCAAGTTCAAAGTTAATGAAGAGACTACCTACGCTATGACATGGATTTCTTTCCCTCATCTTTTGGCCAACTTTTTTCTGGGAAgaaatcattattttcattagTTGCTGCCTTTGGAAAGCCTATTCACATGGATATGGCTACAACAAATAAGACTAGCCCTAGTCGTGCAAGGGTTAAAGTTCAGGTTAATCTAAGGAGAGCTACCTAAGTTTGTTGAACTAGAATAGAGGATACCAACTCCGGGgcttcaagaattgaaagaattAAAGTGGTGTTTATGATATGCTACCTGAAGTAGTTTTGCCTTTTGTGAAAATTTAGTTGAGTTGGATGACCGTTTAACCTTCGTAGAGGAGTATGTTGCTATTCTAGCCAGAGATGTGCAACGGTTGCATTCGAGAGTCATTCCAATGGTTAAGGTTTATTGGAAGCATTGTCCAGTtgaagaatgaatgaattaTATTAGGATATACtttatttgctaaaatattgacattttaatacttttaatactaattattttaaagtgtataTGTTTTCAATAATTATGACTAgttaactaatttttaaaaatgtgatatgtttaacaaaagaaatgatttacTAATCGTCCTTAGAGTGGTGGTGTCCCCTCCTCCTCCGCTTCTCCACATACATGCAAATATCTTTTCAACACATTCTCTTTTATCCCATTAATTATTACCCATTATTATTACTCTAACTCCTTTTccctttatctttttttttttaattcctttttgtcacataactctttcttttttccttttataaagtttctctttctttgttgaagatACAGACAAGAAAGGCCGCTAGTCATTTCATAATATCCTTCCACTTGCTTTCATCTCCATTATTTCTTTACACATTCATGCACTGTAAAGTGTAAAcccatcaatttttattttttttaggatttattttgatttgttatggaatttgaaaaaatgttttttaaaaaagttttaatgattCTAAACTAAAGTTTGCTAAgtggaaaattgaaattaagaTATTGTCAAAAACGAAATTTAGAGGAGTCATTTTTTAAACAGATGAAAAGGAAAAGtagatcattattttttaaagtactTTATTTTGGAAGATTCAACTTTATTTAGTGATCAGAAGTACTTTATAATGTCATTAGTTACCTTCGTGATAGATATTAAGTGAAATGAAGTTCAAGTAATTGTTGACATGAGGATGAATTAGGGTTTCAACTTCatgttttaaatatattaaatttaatgttttattaaatatattaggtagcaaggataaaatagatataaagagtaaaataatctcttaattttttacACTGTACAAGTATggttgaatatttatttttaatttaataaataagtaaaaatgaacggacgTAGAAAGTAttagataataaaataataatgttatCTACAATTAATcttctaattaattagtagtagtagtagtaaatCTTGTTCATAGTTTTAGTTTATCTTTCAAACGTGAATCAATATATAATCTCTaaaggccaaacacatacacaACCCCTCAAACTTGccattatttttcattttcgcactccaacttagccttgttccattttaactcgtaaactaaaactaatttttatgattttttatttatttatgttcttcaattgcaattttttattttaaaaaaatagacgtgCGTCTGTTAATTttcgtaaaaaaaattaaacattcaattaaatttttcaaacaataatattattttttgagatttctttgtatttttgcatgaaagtaaattgacgaaagttcttcaattttctttcttaaacattcaattaaattaaataacactacttatttattatctcttgtcatctaggctatctaaatttaacgcaaatactcacgttttatttttaatataaatcaatacgaataaaaaaactcatattcaatacgagtaaaaaagactcttgttcatttctaataacactactaaaaatgtTAAAACTCAACTGACTTTAATTTGTTAGATTATCGGtgatttttaagaaagaaaaccaacacaatttcgtcggttatttttcacataaaaatacataaaactcttaaaaagaaattatttttttaaaaaaattattttttgttattttttattttttttaactaaaattaaccAATACATGTCGATTTAAAGTAAaaagttgcaattgaagaatatatataaaaataaagaaatcataaaaatagtatttcgtgttaaaatgatacataaaaaatggagtttaagggttaaaatggaaccaGGCTAAGTtgaagtgccaaaatgaaaaataaggaCAAGTTAGAGGGattgtatatgtgtttggccatcTCTAAACGTAATACTGATCAtcatcaaatttcaaattaaataagtatGAAGAGAAATTATTAGTAATACGTTTCAACCATTTTTATCCCCACAACACAAGCGAGACGCCTCGATTCTCGTGCATACTTATCTCTCTCTCATAGATATCTCTACATTAATGTCTTACTCTTTCACATTTTACATTTAAGCCTCTAATTTCCcctctaaaaaaaaatcttgaagcaCCAAGTTTTTAGCACTTGTACGTTTcccaaagaaaaaagaagaagaagcattTCACGTTCACCAACGATAATGGATATGAATTCTTCTTCTTGTGAGAAGTGGCTTGGCTTCTCACTTTCCAATACCAACAACTTGCCACCTTCTACTACTAATTCTTCGCAACTCTCCATCTTCCAAGCTTTCAACTCCAACCCTAATAGTATTattctcttcttccttttctctttaCATGTATACACAGGCGTGGAGCTAGGATTACGAGTTTGTGGTTCACaaattaagatatatatatatatatatataattttttagtaaaaatataGAATCTACAGAAAAGCTTATTGAGTTTGTCTGAACCTACGAACCATCACTTAGTTTCGCCTCCGCCTTTGCATGTATGTAGTtttccatataaaaaaattaattaatgatgatatacatattttataggTTGGGATGTGAGGCAAAATGAAAATGGTGCACCAAAGCTTGAGAATTTGTTGGGATCTTCTTATTGTGAGAGTAATACAACAACTAGTTGTGAATATGGGTCAGAGTTGAAGAGGATAGCAGCTACTTTTCTACCTACCTTTACTGATGATCACAAAGACAAGTTGCCTCTAATTGTCACTCAACCTAAGAAGCCACTCGAATCATTTGGACAACGCACTTCTATTTACAGAGGTGTTACTAGGTGAACATTATCAttcgtttttatttttatttttttgaattaacatatgttattattttatctatacctttgttgtttttgtgtgtgttttagACATAGATGGACTGGAAGATATGAAGCTCATTTGTGGGATAATAGTTGTAGAAGACAAGGACAAAGTAGAAAAGGGAGACAAGGTATCTACTTTTAGGGTTTCTCTCCTTgcaaattaaaacttttttttaagtaaatCAATAGTGTTTTCAGTTATCCtcgttattatttttatttggtttcAATATGGAAGCAATATATGTCATGATTCCAGGAGTCTATCACGTATAAACTTTAAGGGCCTAAGTAATTAACACTAGTTAGTTTTTGTTGATTTACGTTATTTTATGAGATCTGTACGTAGTTCGATTTACATAATTTTTCCCAGGAATTGTTGTAAGCTTGAATGTGTAGAATTTGAATAGGATGTTAATAACAAATGTGATATACTATAATATGAAATGCATAATAATGAGGAATATGggctaattttgttttgtttctatgTGAATGTACCATCAAATGATTGTGGCCCTGGACGAATTAAATCATCATTGCCGAATTTCAGTTTACTTAGGTAAGTATTGATTAtccaaaatctttttttttacaattactATCTACTTGGTACAAGATTCTTTTTGCAATGAATATGTACGTGTTCAAACCTTTAGATTCTCTTTGGATtcttattttctaaaactttttACCCCTTCGGTTCAATTTATCACATTTcagatttcgagattcaaacaaatttgttttttatcgtaaacttttcatatattttttaaatattttgaattgtcaattattgtcacttatactattttttatatagtttacaaatatataaatttcattcaaaaaaactgaaaatttcatacgtaaattttttatcaaacttaaactttctgattctaaaaaatgaaatgtgtTACATAAATTGGTAACACGCGGAAACACGCGGAAGTATAAAATTAAGATTTGTATGTTCTCATCTTTTTATGATTAGGTGGTTATGATAAAGAAGAGAAAGCAGCTAGAGCTTATGATCTTGCTGCCCTCAAGTATTGGGGTCCGACCACTACCACTAACTTTCCggtactaattaatttaaaacacaaattgaacaaaaaaaagagggaattattaattattaatttttttcttttattttatctatacATTGAGATATAAAATTCTAGTGGTGTGTGTTTAAAAGGTATCAAACTATGAGAGGGAgcttgaagaaatgaagaacaTGACAAGACAGGAATTTGTTGCATCTCTTAGAAGGTTAAAACTCttaattatattacttttttaataatatgtCTGCTAAATAAGATTTAGCAATAAATCTTCTCttaattatattacttttttaataatatgtCTGCTAAATAAGATTTAGCAATAAATCTTCATAGAATTTGCCATCGCTAATTCTTAGTTTTGTGGTGGTGTTATATTTTCACCTAAATAAATGCTTTTATCGTCTCATTATATATATTGGACCAAATAATGCGAAATCTTATGATATACTATTTGTTATTATAGGAAAAGTAGTGGATTTTCAAGAGGAGCTTCTATCTATAGAGGTGTCACAAGGTCaggaatattatttttataatatacattacttattttggtatttttattttatttttggtttttacTTCCTTGgttcaacaatagttgtccataCTATAAAtagttgtccaacaatagttgtctaattttaaaaattaagagataCATTTACCTTTTGTGTTCATTTTACTCTTGCTGTTAAATACTctattatttatcatctaacatatttttcaaagcattacatttaataaagtcaaagcataatatagtaatatcatacctattatttatataatttcttaaggggtatgtcaagtcaataatggacaactattattggacagagagagtaaaagcctaactaaatttgaatttacgtaGAAAATTTTCACATTGATAGTAAAATCTTTCCTAAAGTCTAACAAAAGACGATTCTCTACCTTATGGAActaatataacatttttttattttattttagacaCCACCAACATGGTAGATGGCAAGCAAGAATCGGTAGAGTGGCTGGAAACAAAGATCTCTATCTTGGAACTTTTAGtgagtttttttcttctttaattcattattaataatatatatccatttttgtttttttccccaccaaattaaattaaatgaattGAACATGGAAAAATGTCGGAACTAAAATTATTCAACAACAC
This region includes:
- the LOC125877856 gene encoding AP2-like ethylene-responsive transcription factor AIL5, with protein sequence MDMNSSSCEKWLGFSLSNTNNLPPSTTNSSQLSIFQAFNSNPNSWDVRQNENGAPKLENLLGSSYCESNTTTSCEYGSELKRIAATFLPTFTDDHKDKLPLIVTQPKKPLESFGQRTSIYRGVTRHRWTGRYEAHLWDNSCRRQGQSRKGRQVYLGGYDKEEKAARAYDLAALKYWGPTTTTNFPVSNYERELEEMKNMTRQEFVASLRRKSSGFSRGASIYRGVTRHHQHGRWQARIGRVAGNKDLYLGTFSTQEEAAEAYDIAAIKFRGLNAVTNFDISRYDVRSIASSNLPVGGMSNKSKSSSDESTKNVENRPNDISSAPNFPSQNTSMVNLGFGLPIKQDASDFWSSLGYNNDQNKNGSLFQGTTMNAQGTTLFSNEVNNSNVMFNEQGYYNHDQQQQSGGSSSEISMALNSNIATTTTTIDSSSFGNWMTPPLLSFQSSAKNNLAPFHTPIFGME